One window of the Nocardia huaxiensis genome contains the following:
- a CDS encoding siderophore-interacting protein yields MAKRTKYLKPEHREILTAEVLASKRISPNFVRVTIGGDGLGSFTAMGFDQWFRLFMPGKDGGLKLPTSASSLGWYAQYLMMGKEHRPLVRNYTVRDYRAAGFGEFGSTAEIDIDFVSHGDDSPASTWANNATPGSKIGLLDEGIMYQLPEHADFTLLVGDESALPAIAGALRSAPRDLKGAAYLEIPNEEDKQDLGEPAGVQVNWLVRTDAHGEIGALAADAARRADLPATGVYAFLAGEQALVAGVRRHLVHDRQIPKADITFTGYWRIGKAAG; encoded by the coding sequence ATGGCGAAGCGCACCAAGTACCTCAAGCCCGAACACCGGGAGATCCTCACCGCGGAAGTTCTGGCCAGCAAGCGGATCAGCCCGAACTTCGTCCGCGTCACCATCGGTGGCGACGGGCTGGGGTCGTTCACCGCAATGGGATTCGACCAGTGGTTCCGGTTGTTCATGCCGGGCAAGGACGGCGGCCTGAAGCTGCCGACCTCGGCGAGCAGCCTGGGCTGGTACGCGCAGTACCTCATGATGGGCAAGGAGCACCGGCCGCTGGTGCGCAACTACACCGTGCGCGATTACCGTGCTGCCGGTTTCGGGGAGTTCGGCAGCACCGCGGAGATCGACATCGACTTCGTCTCGCACGGTGACGACAGCCCGGCCTCGACGTGGGCCAACAATGCCACCCCGGGCAGCAAGATCGGCCTGCTGGACGAGGGCATCATGTACCAGCTCCCCGAGCACGCGGATTTCACCCTGCTGGTCGGCGACGAGAGCGCGCTGCCCGCCATCGCGGGTGCGCTGCGCTCGGCCCCGCGGGATCTGAAGGGCGCGGCCTACCTCGAGATTCCGAACGAAGAAGACAAACAGGATCTGGGCGAACCCGCTGGGGTCCAGGTGAATTGGCTGGTCCGCACCGACGCGCACGGCGAAATCGGCGCCCTCGCAGCCGATGCCGCGCGCCGCGCCGACCTTCCGGCCACCGGCGTCTACGCCTTCCTCGCCGGCGAGCAGGCCCTGGTCGCGGGCGTGCGCCGGCATCTGGTCCACGATCGCCAAATCCCCAAGGCGGACATCACTTTCACCGGTTACTGGCGCATCGGCAAGGCCGCCGGATAA
- a CDS encoding aldo/keto reductase, which yields MEYRRLGASGLMVPALSFGAGTFGGRGELFSAWGDTDAQQARRMVDISLDAGVTLFDTADVYSDGASEEVLGEAIRGRRDQLLISTKAGLPTGPAAADAGTGRARLIKAVEASLRRLGVDHIDLFQLHAFDAGTPVEETLAALDDLVRGGKIRYVGASNFAGWQLMKSLAAADKHGFPRYVAHQVYYSLVGRDYEWELMPLGVDQGVGAVVWSPLGWGRLTGKIRRGQPLPEGSRLHKTAEAGPPVDDELLYDVVDVLDEIAAETGRTVPQIALNWLLTRPSVATVIVGARNEEQLTQNLGALGWSLTPDQVARLDKASAVTPPYPYYPYYRLPDFARLNPPAV from the coding sequence ATGGAATACCGTCGGCTGGGCGCATCGGGTCTCATGGTTCCGGCACTGAGCTTCGGGGCCGGTACGTTCGGCGGGCGCGGCGAACTGTTCAGCGCCTGGGGCGACACCGACGCGCAGCAGGCGCGCAGGATGGTCGACATCAGCCTGGACGCGGGCGTCACACTGTTCGACACCGCCGATGTGTACTCGGACGGGGCCTCGGAAGAGGTGCTGGGAGAGGCGATCCGGGGCCGCCGCGATCAGCTGCTGATCTCCACCAAGGCCGGACTGCCCACCGGACCGGCCGCCGCTGACGCGGGAACCGGGCGCGCCCGCCTCATCAAGGCCGTCGAGGCGTCACTGCGCCGCCTCGGCGTCGACCACATCGACCTGTTCCAGCTGCACGCCTTCGACGCGGGCACCCCCGTGGAGGAAACCCTTGCGGCCCTGGACGATCTGGTGCGCGGTGGCAAGATCCGCTACGTCGGCGCCTCCAACTTCGCGGGCTGGCAGCTCATGAAATCGCTTGCGGCAGCGGACAAGCACGGCTTCCCCCGCTATGTCGCGCATCAGGTGTACTACTCGCTGGTGGGCCGCGACTACGAGTGGGAGCTCATGCCGCTGGGCGTGGACCAGGGCGTCGGCGCGGTGGTGTGGAGCCCGCTCGGCTGGGGGCGGCTCACCGGGAAAATCCGTCGCGGACAGCCGCTTCCGGAAGGCAGCCGGCTGCACAAGACCGCCGAGGCCGGACCGCCCGTGGACGACGAACTGCTCTACGACGTGGTCGACGTGCTCGACGAGATCGCCGCCGAAACCGGCCGCACCGTGCCGCAGATCGCACTCAACTGGCTGCTCACCCGGCCCAGCGTGGCGACCGTCATCGTGGGCGCGCGCAATGAGGAGCAGCTGACGCAGAACCTGGGCGCGCTCGGCTGGAGCCTGACGCCCGATCAGGTCGCCCGCCTGGACAAGGCCAGCGCCGTCACCCCGCCGTACCCCTACTACCCGTACTACCGGCTGCCCGACTTCGCGCGGCTGAATCCGCCTGCGGTGTAA
- a CDS encoding TIGR03086 family metal-binding protein codes for MNTPQFDLEPAATDMEAVVAGIGDSQMDAPTPCAGTSVHILLAHVVGLTEAFRQAATKEMLGRSQTPASARPELPHDWRNRIPAQLKALVAAWREPSAWTGDTEAGGVQLPATQMAEIALNELVVHAWDLARATGQPYLPDSDDLNILLDMLRDTPAEGTPGLFGPVIPIPDNASTLDRVLGLTGRDPAWTAHKATA; via the coding sequence ATGAACACTCCGCAATTCGATCTGGAACCCGCAGCGACGGACATGGAGGCCGTGGTCGCCGGCATCGGCGACTCGCAGATGGATGCCCCCACCCCGTGTGCCGGAACCTCCGTGCACATACTCCTCGCCCACGTCGTGGGCCTCACCGAAGCCTTCCGGCAGGCCGCCACCAAGGAAATGCTCGGCCGCTCGCAAACTCCCGCCTCGGCGCGCCCGGAACTCCCGCACGACTGGCGCAATCGGATACCCGCCCAGCTCAAGGCCCTGGTCGCCGCGTGGCGGGAACCCAGCGCCTGGACCGGTGACACCGAAGCCGGCGGCGTGCAGCTGCCCGCCACCCAGATGGCCGAGATCGCCCTGAACGAACTGGTCGTGCACGCCTGGGATCTGGCCCGCGCCACCGGCCAGCCCTACCTGCCCGACTCCGACGACCTGAACATCCTGCTCGACATGCTCCGCGACACCCCCGCGGAAGGCACCCCCGGCCTGTTCGGACCGGTCATCCCCATCCCCGACAACGCCTCCACCCTGGACCGCGTGCTCGGCCTCACCGGCCGAGATCCGGCCTGGACCGCACACAAGGCGACCGCCTGA
- a CDS encoding alpha/beta hydrolase, which translates to MRTAVAAMVTAVSLSLGGQALAEPQGGNPPAGAPEGQGPEGQGGGPKPQVTIPSVRSADGSYIKNIVPVDARTLHFDIYSAAMDTVLPVEVMTAGDTSVSRPNLYLLSGADGGAEQANWQGKTDAMQFLSDKNVNVIQILGGGFSFYTDWLKPDPKLGVYKYDTYIGKELPTLMDAALNSNGVNAIAGLSMSGLSVLNLVTHNPGLFRAAAVYSGLTQTSDPIAQEAVRLTVNDWGGGTYENMWGTTDNPLWVENDPTVQAEKLRGVELFVSTGNGIPGAYDLPSSKWATTNTSEYPKTIALGMIIEGAINLFNHNFEAKLNSLGIPATFVYRNVGLHSWGYWQDDLKTSWEVLERGLNSAP; encoded by the coding sequence ATGCGTACGGCCGTGGCGGCCATGGTGACCGCCGTGTCCCTGAGCCTCGGCGGGCAGGCGCTCGCCGAACCGCAGGGCGGTAATCCGCCGGCGGGAGCGCCGGAGGGCCAGGGACCGGAGGGCCAGGGCGGCGGCCCCAAGCCGCAGGTCACCATTCCGTCGGTGCGGTCCGCGGACGGCTCGTACATCAAGAACATCGTTCCCGTCGATGCCCGCACCCTGCATTTCGACATCTACTCCGCGGCCATGGACACCGTGCTGCCGGTGGAGGTCATGACGGCCGGTGACACGTCGGTCTCGCGGCCGAACCTGTATCTGCTCAGTGGCGCGGACGGCGGTGCGGAGCAGGCGAATTGGCAGGGCAAGACCGATGCCATGCAGTTCCTGTCGGACAAGAACGTGAACGTCATCCAGATCCTGGGCGGCGGGTTCAGCTTCTACACCGACTGGCTGAAGCCGGATCCGAAGCTGGGCGTCTACAAGTACGACACCTACATCGGCAAGGAACTGCCGACGCTCATGGACGCCGCGCTCAATTCCAATGGCGTGAATGCCATTGCGGGCCTGTCCATGTCGGGGCTTTCGGTGCTGAACCTGGTGACGCACAATCCCGGCCTGTTCCGAGCGGCGGCGGTGTACTCGGGTCTGACGCAGACCAGTGACCCGATCGCGCAGGAGGCCGTGCGGCTGACCGTCAACGATTGGGGCGGCGGCACCTACGAGAACATGTGGGGCACCACCGACAATCCGCTGTGGGTGGAGAACGATCCCACCGTGCAGGCCGAAAAGTTGCGTGGCGTAGAGCTTTTCGTGTCGACCGGCAATGGCATTCCGGGCGCCTACGATCTGCCGAGCAGCAAGTGGGCGACCACGAACACCTCGGAGTACCCGAAGACGATCGCGCTCGGCATGATCATCGAGGGCGCGATCAACCTGTTCAACCACAACTTCGAGGCCAAGCTGAACTCGCTCGGCATCCCGGCGACGTTCGTCTACCGCAATGTGGGCCTGCACTCGTGGGGTTACTGGCAGGACGATCTGAAGACCTCGTGGGAGGTGCTGGAGCGCGGGCTGAACTCGGCCCCGTGA
- a CDS encoding 1,4-dihydroxy-2-naphthoyl-CoA synthase yields the protein MTFNAALWRPVPGFENLTDITYHRHIDQGTVRIAFDRPEVRNAFRPHTVDELYRALDHARMTSDVGAVLLTGNGPSPKDGGWAFCSGGDQRIRGRSGYQYASGETADTVDQARAGRLHILEVQRLIRFMPKVVIALVNGWAAGGGHSLHVTCDLTLASREHARFKQTDADVGSFDGGYGSAYLAKMVGQKFAREIFFLGRPYTAEEMHAMGAVNAVVDHAELEDVALEWTKDILGKSPQAIRMLKYAFNLQDDGLVGQQLFAGEATRLAYMTDEAVEGRDAFLEKREPDWKPYPYYF from the coding sequence GTGACCTTCAATGCAGCGCTCTGGCGACCCGTCCCCGGGTTCGAGAACCTCACAGACATCACATATCACCGGCACATCGATCAGGGGACCGTCCGGATCGCCTTCGATCGGCCGGAGGTGCGCAACGCTTTCCGCCCGCACACCGTCGACGAGCTGTACCGCGCACTCGATCACGCGCGCATGACCTCCGATGTGGGCGCGGTGCTGCTCACCGGCAACGGCCCGAGCCCCAAGGACGGCGGCTGGGCCTTCTGCTCCGGCGGCGACCAGCGCATTCGCGGGCGCAGCGGCTATCAGTACGCCAGCGGCGAGACCGCCGACACCGTGGATCAGGCCCGCGCCGGGCGGCTGCACATTCTCGAGGTGCAGCGGTTGATCCGCTTCATGCCCAAGGTCGTCATCGCGCTGGTGAACGGGTGGGCCGCCGGTGGTGGCCACAGCCTGCACGTCACCTGTGATCTCACTCTCGCCTCGCGCGAGCACGCGCGGTTCAAGCAGACCGACGCCGATGTGGGCAGCTTCGACGGCGGGTACGGCAGCGCGTATCTGGCGAAGATGGTGGGGCAGAAGTTCGCTCGCGAGATCTTCTTCCTCGGGCGGCCGTACACCGCCGAGGAGATGCACGCCATGGGCGCGGTGAACGCGGTCGTCGACCACGCCGAACTCGAGGACGTGGCGCTGGAATGGACCAAGGACATTCTGGGCAAATCGCCGCAGGCCATCCGGATGCTGAAGTACGCCTTCAACCTTCAGGACGATGGTCTGGTCGGTCAGCAGCTGTTCGCCGGTGAGGCGACCCGCCTCGCCTACATGACCGACGAGGCCGTCGAGGGCCGCGACGCCTTCCTGGAAAAGCGCGAGCCCGACTGGAAGCCGTACCCGTACTACTTCTGA
- a CDS encoding DUF6918 family protein, with protein MVAALSESLLDDTKRAAFLADAQEVLDAEVSGKGGASGLAVKGGYAAIKKVSPTIVGDALASFAPKLVGQLEPYWAEYQANPAGSFADLLVSKQDEVAEALLAVTDARAEASSRPALTKVYNSLRGSAKKHVAEALPRVGDLVQRHA; from the coding sequence GTGGTTGCAGCACTGTCTGAATCCCTGCTCGATGACACCAAGCGTGCGGCCTTCCTGGCCGACGCCCAGGAGGTTCTGGACGCGGAGGTGTCGGGCAAGGGCGGCGCGTCGGGCCTCGCCGTGAAGGGTGGCTACGCCGCGATCAAGAAGGTCAGCCCCACCATCGTCGGTGACGCGCTGGCGTCCTTCGCCCCCAAGCTGGTCGGTCAGCTCGAGCCGTACTGGGCCGAATACCAGGCCAACCCGGCCGGCTCCTTCGCCGACCTGCTGGTCTCCAAGCAGGACGAGGTCGCCGAGGCCCTGCTCGCCGTCACCGACGCGCGCGCCGAGGCCTCCTCCCGCCCCGCCCTCACCAAGGTGTACAACTCGCTGCGCGGTTCGGCGAAGAAGCATGTCGCCGAGGCTCTTCCGCGCGTGGGTGACCTGGTTCAGCGCCACGCGTGA
- the menD gene encoding 2-succinyl-5-enolpyruvyl-6-hydroxy-3-cyclohexene-1-carboxylic-acid synthase, with protein sequence MNPSTAQAQVVVDELARGGVRDVVLCPGSRNAPLAFALQAADAAGRIRLHMRIDERGAGFLAIGLAAASGRPVPVVMTSGTAVANLGPAVLEANYARLPLIVLSANRPYEMLGTGANQTVEQFGLFGSQVRAAISLGLAEDEPGDHLYSKQNSVWRSAVCRVLAAARGTRSGNAGPVHFDIPLREPLVPDATAGDLLPPGRADDRPWTATQYATLDVPLDIDLTPDTVVISGHGAGHRPELAALPTVAEPTAPMHGPPLHPLALPLLKPKQAIITGRPTLHRQVSKVLADPEVTVYALTTGPRWPDVSGNVVGTGTRAVTYGAPRPEWLELCRDLNEKATRVVRTELSGHPKTTGLHVATVVMDALREGDQLLLGASNPVRDAALISHPKPGVRVLSNRGVAGIDGTVSAAVGAALTHSGRTISLMGDLTFLHDACGLLIGPGEPRPEDLTIVVANDDGGGIFELLEQGDPQYAGVFERVFGTPHGMDLAALCAAYRVPHRQVDPAELATELAGHAHGIRVLEVVTERSSLRELHAGVRANVAN encoded by the coding sequence GTGAACCCTTCGACAGCACAGGCGCAAGTCGTCGTGGATGAACTCGCGCGCGGGGGTGTGCGGGACGTCGTCCTGTGCCCCGGATCCCGAAACGCTCCGCTGGCCTTCGCATTACAGGCCGCGGACGCCGCCGGGCGCATCCGCCTGCACATGCGCATCGACGAGCGCGGCGCCGGGTTCCTCGCCATCGGGCTCGCCGCGGCCTCCGGCCGGCCGGTCCCGGTGGTCATGACCTCGGGCACGGCTGTCGCCAATCTCGGGCCCGCCGTCCTCGAAGCCAACTACGCGCGGCTGCCGCTCATCGTGCTCAGCGCCAACCGGCCCTACGAGATGCTCGGCACCGGCGCCAACCAGACCGTCGAACAGTTCGGGCTGTTCGGGTCACAGGTGCGCGCGGCCATCAGCCTCGGCCTCGCCGAGGACGAACCGGGCGATCACCTCTACAGCAAGCAGAACAGCGTGTGGCGCTCCGCGGTCTGCCGCGTGCTCGCCGCCGCCCGCGGCACCCGCTCCGGCAATGCCGGGCCCGTGCACTTCGACATCCCGCTGCGCGAACCGCTCGTCCCGGACGCCACCGCCGGGGATCTGCTGCCGCCCGGCCGCGCCGACGACCGGCCTTGGACCGCAACGCAATACGCGACCCTCGACGTGCCGCTCGACATCGATCTCACCCCCGACACCGTGGTCATCTCCGGCCACGGCGCGGGGCACCGGCCCGAACTCGCGGCCCTGCCGACCGTCGCCGAACCCACCGCGCCCATGCACGGGCCGCCGCTGCATCCCCTCGCGCTGCCGCTGCTGAAACCCAAGCAGGCCATCATCACCGGACGGCCCACCCTGCACCGGCAGGTGTCGAAGGTGCTCGCCGATCCCGAGGTCACCGTGTACGCACTGACCACCGGCCCGCGCTGGCCCGACGTCTCCGGCAATGTGGTCGGAACCGGTACGCGCGCGGTCACATACGGCGCACCGCGGCCGGAATGGCTGGAGCTGTGCCGGGATCTGAACGAGAAGGCCACCCGCGTGGTCCGCACCGAACTGTCCGGGCATCCGAAAACCACCGGCCTGCATGTGGCGACCGTGGTCATGGACGCGCTGCGGGAAGGTGATCAGCTGCTGCTGGGCGCGTCCAATCCGGTGCGGGACGCCGCGCTCATCTCGCATCCGAAACCCGGTGTGCGCGTGCTGTCCAATCGTGGCGTGGCCGGAATCGACGGCACCGTGTCGGCGGCCGTCGGTGCGGCACTGACACATTCGGGCCGCACCATCTCGCTCATGGGCGACCTCACCTTCCTGCACGATGCCTGTGGCCTGCTCATCGGCCCCGGCGAACCGCGGCCGGAGGACCTCACCATCGTGGTCGCCAATGACGACGGCGGCGGCATCTTCGAACTCCTCGAGCAGGGTGATCCGCAGTACGCGGGCGTGTTCGAGCGCGTCTTCGGCACCCCGCACGGGATGGATCTGGCCGCGCTGTGCGCCGCCTACCGGGTGCCGCACCGGCAGGTCGATCCGGCCGAACTCGCCACCGAACTGGCCGGGCACGCCCACGGCATTCGCGTGCTGGAGGTCGTCACCGAGCGCTCCAGCCTGCGGGAACTGCACGCGGGCGTGCGCGCCAACGTGGCGAACTAG
- a CDS encoding TetR/AcrR family transcriptional regulator yields the protein MNSDTAAPGSIRPGGRTARVRESVLRAAGDLLAERGYAALDLTEVAARAEVGKTTVYRRWRTPAGLVADLLVEMAESSLPHSNTGSLRTDLLANARLVAKTLTDPRQGPLFRALIAAATGDETTATALHGFYATRLAEWAPVVESAIARGELPSGTDPHAVLSAVSAPLYYRLLASGDPIDDAAAASAAEAAALAAEAGVFA from the coding sequence ATGAACTCGGACACAGCCGCCCCCGGCTCGATCCGTCCCGGTGGCCGCACCGCCCGCGTGCGCGAGTCGGTGCTGCGCGCCGCGGGCGACCTCCTCGCCGAACGCGGTTATGCCGCACTGGATCTGACCGAAGTGGCGGCCCGCGCCGAAGTCGGCAAGACCACCGTCTACCGCCGCTGGCGCACGCCGGCCGGACTGGTGGCGGATCTACTGGTGGAGATGGCGGAAAGCTCACTCCCCCACAGCAATACGGGCTCGCTGCGCACTGACCTGCTGGCCAATGCCCGCCTGGTCGCCAAAACCCTCACCGATCCCCGCCAGGGCCCCCTGTTCCGCGCCCTCATCGCGGCGGCCACCGGCGACGAGACGACCGCCACCGCCCTGCACGGCTTCTACGCGACGCGACTGGCCGAATGGGCCCCCGTCGTCGAATCCGCCATTGCCCGAGGCGAACTCCCGTCCGGCACCGACCCGCACGCGGTGCTCTCCGCCGTGTCGGCCCCGCTCTACTATCGCCTCCTCGCCAGCGGCGATCCGATAGACGACGCGGCCGCCGCCTCGGCCGCCGAGGCCGCGGCCCTCGCCGCCGAAGCGGGCGTATTCGCCTGA
- a CDS encoding inorganic phosphate transporter produces MSAELLVLLIVVLTALAFDFTNGFHDTANAMATSIATGALRPRTAVLLSGALNLIGAFLSVAVAATVAEGIVDLSEVSGKALLDIVFAGLVGGILWNLFTWLLGLPSSSSHALFGGLIGATIAALGWSGVIWTSGHKGVLAKIIIPALLAPVVAALVAAIGSWLVYRITRGSNERTVEGGFRWGQIGSASLVSLAHGTNDAQKTMGIIFLALIAHGSAKASDPLPLWVIVSCAVAIAAGTCLGGWRIIRTLGKGLVDIAPPQGFAAESTSAAIILTSAHFGLPLSTTQTVTGSILGSGLGRPGAEVRWAVLGRMVVAWILTLPMAGVVGAICWAILHAIGGTAGVLVVFALLIAMATLIWLRSKRNAVNSHNVNDDWQAPDAAGATGANTADAAGDQAAKTAATPAKASRKDGKPVSNGIG; encoded by the coding sequence GTGTCTGCCGAACTGCTTGTTCTGCTGATCGTTGTTCTCACGGCCCTGGCGTTCGATTTCACCAACGGATTCCACGACACCGCGAACGCGATGGCCACCTCGATCGCAACCGGTGCGCTCCGCCCGCGTACAGCCGTACTCCTTTCCGGAGCTCTGAATCTGATCGGCGCCTTCCTCAGCGTCGCCGTCGCCGCGACGGTCGCCGAGGGCATCGTCGACCTCTCCGAAGTCAGCGGTAAGGCACTGCTCGACATCGTGTTCGCGGGTCTGGTCGGCGGCATTCTGTGGAATCTGTTCACCTGGCTGCTGGGCCTGCCGTCGAGTTCCTCGCACGCGCTGTTCGGCGGTCTGATCGGTGCGACCATCGCGGCGCTCGGCTGGAGCGGGGTCATCTGGACCTCGGGCCACAAGGGTGTGCTCGCCAAGATCATCATTCCGGCGCTGCTGGCGCCCGTGGTGGCCGCGCTGGTGGCGGCCATCGGGTCGTGGCTGGTCTACCGGATCACGCGCGGCAGCAACGAGAGGACCGTGGAGGGCGGATTCCGCTGGGGGCAGATCGGTTCCGCCTCGCTGGTCTCGCTCGCGCACGGCACCAATGACGCGCAGAAGACCATGGGCATCATCTTCCTGGCCTTGATCGCGCACGGATCCGCCAAGGCCAGCGATCCGCTGCCGCTGTGGGTGATCGTGTCGTGCGCGGTCGCCATCGCGGCGGGCACCTGCCTGGGCGGCTGGCGCATCATTCGCACGCTGGGCAAGGGGCTGGTGGACATCGCGCCGCCGCAGGGGTTCGCGGCCGAATCCACCTCGGCGGCGATCATTCTCACCTCGGCGCACTTCGGGCTGCCGCTGTCCACCACACAGACCGTGACGGGCTCGATCCTCGGCTCGGGGCTGGGACGGCCGGGCGCGGAGGTGCGCTGGGCGGTGCTGGGGCGCATGGTGGTGGCCTGGATCCTGACCCTGCCCATGGCGGGTGTGGTGGGTGCCATCTGCTGGGCGATCCTGCACGCCATCGGCGGGACGGCCGGGGTGCTGGTGGTGTTCGCGCTGCTGATCGCCATGGCCACGCTGATCTGGTTGCGCTCCAAGCGCAATGCGGTGAACTCGCACAATGTGAACGACGACTGGCAGGCGCCGGATGCCGCGGGTGCGACCGGGGCGAACACGGCGGACGCGGCCGGCGACCAGGCCGCGAAGACCGCCGCCACACCGGCGAAGGCGTCCCGCAAGGACGGCAAGCCCGTCAGCAACGGAATCGGCTAG
- a CDS encoding VOC family protein, with amino-acid sequence MEILGSRVILRPVDYERTLAFYRDALGLAIAREYPGGTVFFAGQSLLEVAGHGRKDDDPAGFAGAIWLQVRDCENAAAELALKGVRIVRGPKQEPWGLIELWVHDPDGTPIVLVQVPADHPLRRDTRTL; translated from the coding sequence ATGGAGATTCTGGGCAGTCGAGTGATCCTGCGTCCGGTCGACTACGAGCGGACGCTGGCGTTCTACCGGGATGCTCTGGGGTTGGCCATCGCCCGGGAGTATCCGGGCGGGACCGTCTTCTTCGCGGGGCAGTCCCTGCTGGAGGTGGCCGGCCACGGTCGCAAGGACGACGATCCGGCCGGGTTCGCGGGGGCGATCTGGTTGCAGGTGCGCGATTGCGAGAACGCCGCCGCGGAGCTCGCGCTCAAAGGCGTACGAATCGTGCGCGGCCCCAAGCAGGAACCATGGGGCTTGATCGAACTCTGGGTGCACGATCCGGACGGCACGCCGATCGTGCTGGTCCAGGTCCCCGCAGATCACCCCCTCCGACGGGACACGCGGACCCTTTAG